Within Candidatus Atribacteria bacterium, the genomic segment GAAGTATGAAAAGAATCCTGATCATCGAAGATAATGAGACCAATATATACCTTATCAGCTTTATCTTAAAGAAAAATGGCTATGAAGTATTAGAGGCCAAAACCGGCGAAGAAGGAATAGAACTTGCCCTAAAAGAAAAACCGAATCTCATTATAATGGATATCCA encodes:
- a CDS encoding response regulator; translation: MKRILIIEDNETNIYLISFILKKNGYEVLEAKTGEEGIELALKEKPNLIIMDIQLPGIDGLETTKRIRESKEDKGIPIIALTSYAMTGDRERALSAGCNGYLEKPI